AAATTAGCGAACCACCGAGAAAGTGTGTGTAAATACACAATTTTCAAGAGGTGTCATTTAAATGGGGTTGTTATCGGTGATTTATCCTTGCTCCCATTAAAATTTGTTACTGACCACAGTCAAGTAAGGTCCAGTCATTAGGAGATAGGGCGAGTTATGGCTGCGATTGCTATCCAGCGTTTTGAAGTATCTGACGAACACACGCGTGGAGGTTCCTTCTGAGCGACAATCCTTGCTCTAACTCCTCTCTCTAATAGCTGTTCTCTCTGTGTAGCGAGTGAAATCAATTGTTTTTACACCTTGGTATTATGTTGAATCATATATTCAAACGTCTGGTCATTGCTATTTGCGTTCTCAGtatgtttattctttttaatcatgtatatatttaagcatttaaTTCCTATTTTTTGTAGGTGTCCGATTTCAAATATATACGATCCGTACCTCTCACGTCTATTTGTCTTTTTGGAATTTAATATACCGCAAAGAAGATAATGTAAATGTATGCAATAGTGTGTACACATCTTCAATaggtgaattaaaaaaaaatatgaaaggtaAGATTTTAGTGTAACAATAATTCCAAGTACAAAATTTCCGAGAGGTATTATTAAACAAGCAATGTATCCAGTTcagtttcaattttcaaaaatgactaAAATGTAGATTATATGTTTCCTGGTCAATTATAATTTACCATGTCAATAATCTAATATACTTCATCTGGAATGTAATTAAAACTGAAGCACACAGGAAAAAGATAAGATTTACAAATTTGCCTTGCTCTATTGTTCACGTTACGAATTCACAGAAATGGCATGTTTTTATAGAACAGGAAATCCATCCAATACAACTGTGAACTATACCAATAGGCGCCCAGTTTGTGGGGATTCAAATTATGCATAGCTCAATTATACCCAAcatttactttgaaaatgatatcatataattctaaaattgaaATTCTGAACATATTATAGACTTGACATGGTACGATGTCATTAGAGAAAATCCAACaatgaattttcaatttcatatcaattACCGTTACACCCAACGAGACATTTAATAGCCGATGTTGCACACTACACTtttgatgtgaaaaaaaaatcgtccaGTCTTGATCAAACTGAGCgtaattatttcaaatgaattcGAAAACATCAAACAAATGTGTCTCAACTTTATATATTACGCACTCCTGAAAAAAGTTCACAAACCCCTTTCTGTATGCCTTTGTGTCATTTTACCGTATATTTTCACCGTGGGGTTTGAATTTTGTTGACAGTCTCTTTACATCTTTATGGAACAATGTTTCTTTCAATAAACAGTTCACTCTCATTGAGATAATTGACTACTTAAAAGTACAGGTGTATCGAactcttaaaatatatttagaaccattttaacaagagcttagaCTTTGGGTAGTGTCtcaaacggcaatgtgacgtaagtctgtcaatttcattgatagcCACTCGGCTGTGGCTCTTTGATATCAACAAGAATTGTCTAGATTAcacaatctgtgtatatttcacttgaaaccagcgtcgtttttaacttgttttgacgcaagtaAAAGATAGTTACaacctactgaaagtccaaggtcttgttaaaatagttctacCAGTATATATTAATGAATATGGTTCGATTTGAAAGGTGAAAATTGTAGCATTATTTCTTGTTGAGCAgcacttttgatttttttcataaactgtGAAATGTTGAATTCTGATTCTCTCCTATGGCCCCATTAATTAAGTTTTCGGATaatcttttcaataaaattgacAATATATTATGTGACAAAACTTCAATACATCGTCTACAACACCGCCACTTGTTTCTGCTGATAAAGTTGTCTTCTTAGTAAGATGGTAATTTTATCCCATAGAGTATTaatgtatgaaataaaacatgttattattaaaatacGGGGTCCATTCTATCTCAAAGACAAGAGTCTGTCATCTCTAAACCTGTAGTTCTTGTAGAGGAATTTTAAACCACCCaccttcttttttgtttttccataataatctatacttataaatcaaggcattttgcaaataaactacaaaatgccaGCACCAGAGTACTTGCTTACAATTTCAATACATGCTtgatgatgtccgtaaggtataattgaattttaactgatattCAGTTCAGAAATCCTTGTCCTTGAAAATAATTTACTCTAGGATGTTTCATACCAAGtttgaataatttcaaaatgttggTTACATACCAGATAAGTATAGATTACAATGCAATTATCAAACAACAAAAGatttgattacatgtaaataaaaaaaatctgagaaATATCTGAGGAAAGCTAGTTATAGTAGTACctaagaagatgggtggataaggcgtgtaaaatgcccatacacgaACGGATtagataatgaaaaattaaaacatcaataaatctgatttttaaaaaattattcaaaacaagatatgtttaaaatatcaccgatttttaacctataaataTGCTCAATACTTGGAAATGCTCAACACTCGGAAATTGACTAAAACAGGTGTATAATATCAAAACATccaaaaagtgtcatttttagaacttcaagaccttttctttcatagagtgggtctgtgctccatatttttctcatagtctaaggTTTTATGGGAAACAAAACGATtacaatcaacaaaaacatggagagatgacctactatatattaaacatcattttgtatcccaacaattgaacgttttgaaaaaataatagaagTCCAAAAATGTGTGGCCTAAGTCACACATGGTATTAAAACAGCCTACTTtattgtgtctgaaatggctcagtggttagagcaccagacatatGCTAACCTTACACAACTAGGGTTTTAatgttgtgggttcgataccacaaAAATTTAAggcaatatatttttcttttcatttggtaaatatattaaaaactgaatataattaaaaattgtgcttttgcaaacttatcatataaaatatttgaattaatttcattggagaaaataaattcaaaattgtaccGGTATTTCACGACTAAActgaatgggcatttgcgctatcttatcATGCCATCTTCTTTCTCAAAAACTCTTTGCTTTTATTTGTAGAACCTTTCAAAAAGCAAAggtatacaatattttttaaactggaTTTTACAACTGTTTCAAAACATCTGCTTACATTTGTAGGATTGCTCACTCATATGTATATTTGCATGATGTTAGCTCAGTTacagtgtaaaataaaaattttgatagaaTATATTCACACTGTCCTTGCAAGTTTATCTTATACAACTTTAAGGTAAAAACTAATGGCTGACAAATTGGTCACCAGAAAGAAATCGAAGCTATTCACAATAAATCACAATGGAGAAAATAAATCCTTATAGATGTATTTTGTACTTAGACCAGTGCAAgaaatactggtacatgtacatgaacgaCCTTTCTGTGGGGAACATTTCTTCTGgtttaaaaataacatgaaaCAAAGTGTCTAATTcctagcttttattttcttctttggtTTTCTGTTGTGAGAGATTTTTTCCTTCCTTTTCTTCAGAGATTTTTTGTCATACTGTTTTGGATGAGTCTTTTGAAATCTTGTTTTCTTTGAGGGATTCATTCGTGAATCTATTGCACCTTGTCTGCAAATAAAGCATTTAAAAGTTGTTTCAGTGACTCGAAAAAAAGATACTGGATATTTACAATGactacttattttttttctctccttattttgatactgtatacCAAGAAATATTcacccctgttttatttttgccccttttgccCTTGTTGTCAATGGGCGAATTTAGACTGgacgaattccaatgtctcataatATCTccctttaaacacaactgtgtctgggtgaattcaaagcggggcaaaactgtttgcaaatgTAGCAGGGAAAAAATTACAGGGGGCAAAAAAAAcctctgtatacagtattatCAACTTCATCTCTGCCCAATTAGCTTGCTAAATAGATGTACAAAGAGCACAAAAAATATACCCAAGCATTGTCTTATCACATGTTTGACCTGTTATTCATAAATACCAGGTTTTCCAATGTTGAATGTTTGTTTTGTCAGTTCAAATATATGTGTACTTGtaagttataaaaaaataaatgtttctgGATTGGGGTTCTTTGGTGacattttctacataaaaataTTGACCAACTCAAACACTTAAAGACAGTTCAATTCTTGATTCTTCAATTACAGAAAGAGTTTCCAGTTATATTCAATCTTTGATCAAAACATTTACTCTATTTATCTTTGTATAAAATCTTAACAGATACCTTTTCTTGAGtttctttaatgattttttcagaTGCTCATCACTTGGGTTTTCCTTATTGTTTTCATCACTctcttcatcatcatcaatcTGAAAACAAACTCATATATAAAGACAGACAAGACAAaaccaaattcatttttttgggTTATAATtgggccacaccaatataatttcttgttcgtcgGACCCCGTGCcctcatattaaaataaaactatacaattaatatcattattaatttcCCGCATCCAGGAAATTCTGCGCTGTTTTCTGTTCTATTTCCACTCTATTTTTCgcattttaaatagttttgatgtataaatcataaacaagtaaaaaaaaatctaaccgTCCGCACTAATTTATTTAGGTACCACCTAAAAATTTTGGCtacaagaaataataattttaatcttCTATCGCTCGCCCGCTCGTACCTTTTTTCAATGGATGTTCGatgaacaagaaattatattgttgTGGCCTTGAttattaaaaactgatttttgcTTATTTCTTCCGGTAATGTAGTTTGACATGTGACTAATTTTGCAACTTCACTGAAATACCAGTAAATTCAACTATTTATAATACTGAAGTTTGATTACATCAGATATAATTATGccttaaatgtacatttattagggatattaaacATGAATATAATGGAAATATAAGAGTTATGGCTTTATTTGCCCCTTTAACTAACCTGACTAATTACTGCCTTTTAGAGGAAGGTGGTTCTATTTACCTTATTAACACCTAGCCGTAACCCCCCATGACCGGCCAGATCTATCTCGGAAATATCGGACACAGTGACCGTGTGTGAGGGGAGGTCCATCACAGAGGTCTCAACCTCATCAATGTCGTCCAAAGCTGCCACCTTCTTCTTCCTCCCAGTGAATCTCTGACTTTTCAACAGCAAGTCTTTTCTCTGTAAACAGACATGGAATAACTgcacatactttaaaaatatctcaAGTGTATGATAAAATGATTCTGAGCAAGTGCAATATTTAGCACACTGTCTGAACCCACAAGTTTGTGTCTGACAGTGCAGGGAtcgaattattttctttttatttctatcTCAAAGCTAATTTGATAGGTATAAAGTAGTGTTGTCGAATCTGCTGAAAATCATGATTGAATTTCATTAATCAACAGAATTGGTTGACTCTTACCAACTGATGATCGCCCAATAATCAAATCAGTAacaaattgtattaatttaaaattcatcaaaatggGGCACTAAATGTTATGTTACggtttcaattaaaatataggCCTATAAGCTATTTGCAATTactttttaaagcttttaagaTATATGCTGTATTGTTATCaattaaaatgttacatatcttttgagattaaaaaaaacccagtctgccacagttttcattttattcaatacagaataataaagaaaacgaaaggtatacatgtagtattaatgtaataaaccaattacatgtatattcaattaTGAAACTTCAAATCGATCATCGTGACAACactatactgtagattcctaattaaacacgcGGAAttaatttctgtgtaaaatcACGAGAGGCAATCCTTGCGAATTTTagaatctcgcttttattttgcAGATAGTTTTGAGCTGtaggaaattataacaaaaatatggtaatcacgattttatattctggcgatttgatacaaaacagcggaatAGTGGAATTAAGTACCGGTACTCACATAAAATAAGGGATTTACAGTAGTATAAAGATGCATGAAATCCAACTTTCCAAAATTATCATAGATCACTACCCCGCCAATCTTTGGGTACGGGAGGATCCCATATGGTTTTATCAA
This portion of the Magallana gigas chromosome 7, xbMagGiga1.1, whole genome shotgun sequence genome encodes:
- the LOC105321284 gene encoding nucleolar protein 12; translated protein: MEVAKRRRRKNRKTKQFLVFNEEDRAEYLTGFRKRKKQRQQHAKDEREKKLKEDRKALKQQRKDLLLKSQRFTGRKKKVAALDDIDEVETSVMDLPSHTVTVSDISEIDLAGHGGLRLGVNKIDDDEESDENNKENPSDEHLKKSLKKLKKRQGAIDSRMNPSKKTRFQKTHPKQYDKKSLKKRKEKISHNRKPKKKIKARN